A region from the Panicum hallii strain FIL2 chromosome 1, PHallii_v3.1, whole genome shotgun sequence genome encodes:
- the LOC112897494 gene encoding cyclin-dependent kinase A-2 isoform X2, with amino-acid sequence MDQYEKVEKIGEGTYGVVYKGKDLHTNETIALKKIRLEQEDEGVPSTAIREISLLKEMHHRNIVRLQDVVHNDKCIYLVFEYLDLDLKKHMDSSSDFKNHRIVKSFLYQILRGIAYCHSHRVLHRDLKPQNLLIDRRNNLLKLADFGLARAFGIPVRTFTHEVVTLWYRAPEILLGARHYSTPVDVWSVGCIFAEMVNQKPLFPGDSEIDELFKIFRILGTPNEETWPGVASLPDYKSTFPKWPSVDLATVVPTLEPAGIDLLSKMLRLDPSKRINARAALEHEYFKDLEIA; translated from the exons ATGGACCAG TACGAGAAGGTGGAGAAGATCGGGGAGGGCACGTACGGGGTGGTGTACAAGGGCAAGGACCTCCACACCAACGAGACGATCGCGCTCAAGAAGATCCGCCTCGAGCAGGAGGATGAGGGCGTCCCCTCCACCGCCATCCGCGAGATCTCCCTCCTCAAGGAGATGCACCACCGCAACATCGTCAG GCTGCAGGACGTCGTGCACAACGACAAGTGCATATACCTCGTCTTCGAGTACCTCGACCTCGACCTCAAGAAGCacatggactcctcctcggACTTCAAGAACCACCGCATAGTCAAG TCCTTCCTCTACCAGATTCTGCGGGGCATCGCGTACTGCCACTCGCACCGCGTGCTCCACCGCGACTTGAAGCCACAGAACCTGCTGATAGATCGCCGTAACAACCTGTTGAAGCTCGCTGACTTTGGATTGGCAAGGGCGTTCGGCATTCCTGTTCGGACTTTTACTCATGAG GTGGTGACACTTTGGTATAGAGCACCTGAAATTCTTCTTGGTGCGAGGCATTATTCTACCCCAGTTGATGTGTGGTCAGTTGGTTGCATTTTTGCTGAAATGGTGAACCAGAAGCCTCTTTTTCCTGGGGATTCTGAGATTGATGAGCTGTTTAAGATTTTCAG AATTTTGGGCACTCCAAATGAAGAAACTTGGCCTGGAGTTGCTTCATTACCGGATTATAAGTCAACTTTCCCAAAGTGGCCATCTGTG GATCTTGCAACAGTTGTCCCAACACTTGAACCTGCGGGAATTGATCTTCTGTCC AAAATGCTACGTCTAGACCCGAGCAAGAGGATCAACGCCCGGGCAGCACTTGAGCACGAGTACTTCAAGGACCTCGAAATAGCGTAG
- the LOC112897494 gene encoding cyclin-dependent kinase A-2 isoform X1: MRRNGVAWAQYEKVEKIGEGTYGVVYKGKDLHTNETIALKKIRLEQEDEGVPSTAIREISLLKEMHHRNIVRLQDVVHNDKCIYLVFEYLDLDLKKHMDSSSDFKNHRIVKSFLYQILRGIAYCHSHRVLHRDLKPQNLLIDRRNNLLKLADFGLARAFGIPVRTFTHEVVTLWYRAPEILLGARHYSTPVDVWSVGCIFAEMVNQKPLFPGDSEIDELFKIFRILGTPNEETWPGVASLPDYKSTFPKWPSVDLATVVPTLEPAGIDLLSKMLRLDPSKRINARAALEHEYFKDLEIA; the protein is encoded by the exons ATGCGCCGGAATGGTGTGGCGTGGGCGCAGTACGAGAAGGTGGAGAAGATCGGGGAGGGCACGTACGGGGTGGTGTACAAGGGCAAGGACCTCCACACCAACGAGACGATCGCGCTCAAGAAGATCCGCCTCGAGCAGGAGGATGAGGGCGTCCCCTCCACCGCCATCCGCGAGATCTCCCTCCTCAAGGAGATGCACCACCGCAACATCGTCAG GCTGCAGGACGTCGTGCACAACGACAAGTGCATATACCTCGTCTTCGAGTACCTCGACCTCGACCTCAAGAAGCacatggactcctcctcggACTTCAAGAACCACCGCATAGTCAAG TCCTTCCTCTACCAGATTCTGCGGGGCATCGCGTACTGCCACTCGCACCGCGTGCTCCACCGCGACTTGAAGCCACAGAACCTGCTGATAGATCGCCGTAACAACCTGTTGAAGCTCGCTGACTTTGGATTGGCAAGGGCGTTCGGCATTCCTGTTCGGACTTTTACTCATGAG GTGGTGACACTTTGGTATAGAGCACCTGAAATTCTTCTTGGTGCGAGGCATTATTCTACCCCAGTTGATGTGTGGTCAGTTGGTTGCATTTTTGCTGAAATGGTGAACCAGAAGCCTCTTTTTCCTGGGGATTCTGAGATTGATGAGCTGTTTAAGATTTTCAG AATTTTGGGCACTCCAAATGAAGAAACTTGGCCTGGAGTTGCTTCATTACCGGATTATAAGTCAACTTTCCCAAAGTGGCCATCTGTG GATCTTGCAACAGTTGTCCCAACACTTGAACCTGCGGGAATTGATCTTCTGTCC AAAATGCTACGTCTAGACCCGAGCAAGAGGATCAACGCCCGGGCAGCACTTGAGCACGAGTACTTCAAGGACCTCGAAATAGCGTAG
- the LOC112896672 gene encoding peroxisome biogenesis protein 16: MEAYKLWVRRNRDLVRSLESLANGLTWILPERFANSEIAPEAVYSLLGIVSSVNQHIIDAPTENHSFASKEQSIPWGLVVSVLKDVEAVVEVAAQHFVGDDRKWSFLAVTEAVKAGVRLAAFRESGYKMLLQGGEVANEEEVTVLEDNYGVNGNGVPVIYPMNGHPQNGHQAVTNGLDGKNEFVSKSLERRAVAALNKFGENAKMMSDPMWMRRLQPAPEPIVSVVEKPTLASIWSAKGGTGRLFVLGEVVHIFRPLVYVLLIRKFGIRSWTPWLVSLAVELTSLGIHSHATDLNHRGGKVHQLSSAERDELKRRKMMWALYVMRDPFFASYTKRHLQKAEQVLNPVPLIGFLTGKLVELLEGVQTRYTYTSGS, from the exons ATGGAGGCGTACAAGCTCTGGGTGCGCAGGAACCGGGACCTCGTCCGCTCCCTCGAGTCCCTCGCCAAC GGGCTCACTTGGATACTGCCTGAGCGCTTTGCCAACTCAGAGATCGCGCCAGAAGCAG TATATTCGCTATTGGGTATTGTGAGTTCTGTCAACCAGCACATAATTGATGCGCCCACCGAAAACCACTCATTTGCCTCAAAGGAGCAATCTATCCCATGGGGTCTTGTTGTCTCTGTACTAAAGGATGTAGAGGCGGTTGTTGAGGTTGCTGCCCAGCACTTTGTTGGTGATGATCGCAAGTGGAGCTTCCTTGCTGTTACAGAAGCAGTGAA AGCAGGTGTCAGGTTAGCCGCTTTTCGGGAGAGTGGATACAAGATGCTCTTACAAGGAGGGGAGGTGGCAAATGAAGAAGAGGTGACCGTTCTTGAAGATAATTATGGAGTAAATGGTAATGGAGTTCCAGTCATCTATCCGATGAATGGGCATCCCCAAAATGGTCACCAAGCTGTGACCAACGGTCTGGATGGAAAAAACGAATTTGTATCTAAGAGTCTTGAGAGAAGAGCAGTAGCTGCTTTGAACAAGTTTGGCGAGAATGCAAAGATGATGTCTGATCCTATGTGGATGAGGAGGCTCCAACCTGCGCCCGAGCCAATTG TCTCAGTTGTCGAGAAGCCAACTTTGGCAAGTATTTGGTCTGCTAAAGGGGGTACTGGGCGCTTATTTGTTTTAGGGGAGGTTGTTCACATATTCAGACCACTGGTTTATGTACTTCTGATCAGAAAGTTTGGAATCAGATCATGGACCCCCTGGTTAGTGTCGCTAGCTGTGGAACTGACAAGTCTTGGCATCCATTCACATGCGACTGATCTAAATCATAGAGGAGGGAAAGTGCATCAGCTCTCCTCAGCTGAGAGGGATGAG TTGAAAAGGAGAAAGATGATGTGGGCTCTTTATGTGATGAGAGATCCTTTCTTTGCCAGTTATACAAA GCGTCATCTCCAGAAAGCTGAACAGGTGCTGAATCCGGTGCCATTGATTGGTTTCCTTACAG GTAAACTTGTAGAGCTACTGGAAGGGGTTCAGACAAGATATACATACACGTCAGGTTCATAG
- the LOC112895787 gene encoding uncharacterized protein LOC112895787, whose translation MATPPPRPGPAAPLADRLESATFAPPPPPPPPPSPSAILSAWSRLREPSSSSPAVALAALETLHLHRRALRLSSAHVALLLPLLPLHPRLVAPLLATSPHLLPASLPDSLPVSPRLLLLGARAFAKSAKDPPSGASLGSATAKNLGGGESASGHDDDPVLAVGRMLEDVEQGGQSIDDLDHLALAGIGYALASADEVQFRRILVSLLRICGRIGNLAVGVRVLKLVEWLVMGFVESRKMRKVQVLFEMISPETCESEGYVLFPVVMAACGGLRALRVASARYRLDFDPRLKEAPERTIRFAAERVVLEGRPADDQHILVQCVTLGLTQCGRVMFHEPVLQCICMGLLKELLPLPGMLRMSVESVEGNAADVVKAKVNQHLDSVLFKEAGPVTGVLCNHYSYAGSMAKEFVETCVWEYAQEIYCHLRAAVLLHRGKQDDLITAIDKIAEASFLMVVVFAAEVTKHRLIAKSLEGFQPEVAAKILVAFSCVEHLRRLRLPEYTEAVRRAVLANQENAAAVTLFIESMPSYAELTSQPDFPSLAGTRYIWHKDEVQTSRILFYLRVVPTCVGLIPAHMIRDKVASIMFLYLQHSNEKVTSASHSVMVSFLSSGNDADQDDRTILKEQLIFYYIKRSLEAYPGVTPFDGLASGVAAIVRHIPAGSPAILFCIHSLVVKAKDLCDTAKVQDKSLWRSWEESTEPCKKTLDLLLRLIFLVDIQSFPYLLKELAEFVTLLPKEGQDALLDDMHAHVAESDDVTRKPVLVSWLQSLSYISSQWSRSESHSKATNASSVASDELTLNRTMARL comes from the exons ATGGCGACACCGCCGCCCCGACCGGGACCGGCGGCCCCCCTCGCCGACCGCCTCGAGTCCGCGACCttcgcgccgccccctccgcccccgccgccgccctccccctccGCCATACTCTCAGCGTGGTCGCGCCTCCGCGAAccctcctcctcttcccccGCCGTCGCCCTCGCCGCACTCGAGAccctccacctccaccgccgcgcgCTCCGCCTGTCCTCCGCGCACGTCGCGCtcctccttcctctcctcccgcTCCATCCGCGCCTCGTCGCCCCGCTGCTCGCCACGTCCCCGCACCTCCTCCCCGCCTCCCTCCCGGACTCCCTCCCCGTCTCccctcgcctcctcctcctcggcgccCGCGCCTTCGCCAAGAGCGCCAAGGATCCCCCCAGCGGTGCGAGCTTGGGGAGCGCCACCGCCAAGAATCTCGGCGGTGGCGAGTCTGCCAGTGGCCATGATGATGATCCTGTTCTGGCTGTGGGTCGCATGCTTGAGGATGTGGAGCAAGGGGGGCAGAGCATCGATGATCTTGATCACCTTGCACTTGCCGGGATTGGTTACGCACTGGCGTCTGCTGATGAGGTGCAATTCAGAAGGATTCTTGTGTCCTTGCTTAGGATTTGTGGGAGGATTGGGAACCTGGCTGTCGGTGTTCGGGTGCTTAAGCTGGTAGAGTGGCTGGTAATGGGGTTTGTCGAGTCGAGGAAGATGCGGAAGGTTCAGGTGCTCTTTGAGATGATCTCGCCAGAGACGTGCGAGAGCGAGGGTTATGTGCTGTTTCCAGTGGTCATGGCGGCATGCGGTGGATTGCGGGCACTGAGGGTTGCTTCGGCGAGGTACCGGTTGGACTTTGATCCACGGTTGAAAGAGGCGCCTGAGCGGACAATTCGGTTTGCAGCTGAGAGGGTTGTTTTAGAAGGGAGGCCTGCCGATGATCAGCATATCCTTGTTCAGTGTGTCACATTGGGCTTGACACAATGTGGGCGGGTCATGTTCCATGAGCCGGTGTTACAGTGTATCTGTATGGGATTACTGAAGGAACTCCTCCCTCTGCCGGGTATGCTCAGGATGTCAGTTGAAAGTGTGGAAGGGAACGCAGCTGATGTTGTCAAGGCTAAGGTCAACCAACACCTGGATAGTGTCCTTTTCAAAGAGGCTGGCCCGGTGACTGGGGTTCTTTGCAATCACTACTCATATGCCGGCAGCATGGCTAAAGAGTTTGTCGAAACTTGTGTGTGGGAGTATGCACAGGAGATTTATTGTCATCTTCGTGCAGCAGTGCTGCTGCACCGGGGAAAGCAGGATGACTTGATTACTGCAATTGACAAGATTGCTGAGGCCTCATTTCTTATGGTTGTAGTCTTTGCAGCTGAGGTCACTAAACACAGGCTAATTGCTAAGTCCTTAGAGGGGTTCCAACCTGAGGTTGCTGCTAAAATCTTGGTGGCATTCTCATGTGTGGAGCATCTGAGGCGCCTGCGTCTTCCTGAGTACACTGAGGCAGTCCGGCGTGCTGTACTCGCAAATCAAGAGAATGCAGCAGCTGTTACTTTGTTTATTGAGTCAATGCCTTCATATGCTGAATTGACAAGTCAACCAG ATTTTCCAAGCTTGGCTGGAACAAGATATATTTGGCACAAAGATGAGGTTCAGACATCACGCATACTGTTTTACCTGCGGGTTGTGCCAACTTGTGTTGGCCTCATTCCAGCTCATATGATTCGGGATAAAGTGGCTTCAATCATGTTCTT ATACTTACAGCATTCAAATGAGAAAGTTACGAGTGCTTCACATTCTGTGATGGTATCTTTCCTGTCATCTGGCAATGACGCTGATCAGGATGATCGAACAATTTTGAAAGAGCAACTTATCTTTTACTACATCAAGCGATCTTTGGAG GCTTATCCTGGGGTAACCCCATTCGATGGATTAGCATCAGGAGTCGCAGCAATTGTTCGGCATATTCCTGCAGGGAGCCCTGCCATTCTTTTTTGTATCCATAGCCTTGTTGTCAAGGCTAAGGATCTTTGTGATACTGCAAAGGTTCAGGACAAATCCTTATGGAGATCATGGGAAGAAAGCACAGAACCTTGTAAGAAAACATTGGATCTGTTGCTGAGACTAATCTTCCTTGTGGATATTCAG TCATTCCCTTACCTGCTGAAGGAGCTGGCAGAATTCGTGACTCTGCTACCGAAGGAAGGGCAGGATGCGCTCCTCGATGACATGCACGCCCATGTTGCAGAGTCTGATGATGTCACTCGGAAGCCGGTACTTGTGTCGTGGCTGCAGTCGCTCTCTTACATCAGCTCGCAGTGGAGTCGTAGCGAGTCTCATAGCAAGGCCACGAATGCTTCATCTGTAGCAAGCGATGAGCTGACCCTGAACAGAACTATGGCACGCCTGTGA